TGTCGTGGAACACCACCGGACGGTAATGAGGATGGATATCAGGTTTCATAATTTCTCGCCTTGTGTAATGTTATAATATAACAATAGTATGAACCTGAGCACGTGACAATGCAACTCGTAGCGGCGCGATTTATCGCGCGGGTTTTATCTGAGGACATAAAAAAAGGCCGCATCAGCGGCCTTTTAAGGAAGAGAAAATCTTAGTGGTTGACCGGATGGCCCTGTTCCAGCTCGCTCTTATTCTTGCTGAAACGACGGCGTACCACGACGAAGAACACCGGTACGAAGAAGATCGCCAGCGCGGTAGCGGTAACCATCCCGCCCATTACGCCGGTACCTACTGCGTTCTGTGCACCCGAACCGGCACCGGTACTGATTGCCAGTGGCAGTACGCCGAGGATGAAGGCCAGTGAGGTCATCAGAATCGGACGCAGACGCATACGGGATGCCTCCAGCGTTGATTCCACCAACCCTTTACCTTCTTTCTCCATCAGATCCTTGGCGAACTCAACGATCAGGATGGCGTTCTTCGCCGACAAACCTATGGTGGTCAACAGACCTACCACGAAGTAGACGTCATTGCTCAGACCGCGCAGGGTGGTGAACAGCAATGCGCCAACCACACCAAGCGGAACCACCAGCATGACGGAGAACGGAATTGACCAGCTCTCATACAAGGCTGCCAGACACAGGAACACCACGATCAGCGAGATAGCGTAGAGGGCCGGAGCCTGGTTACCGGACAGACGTTCCTGGTAGGACATACCGGTCCAGTCGTAGCCGATACCGGCTGGCAGTTTCGACGCCAGCTGCTCCATCAGGTTCATCGCATCACCTGAGCTTTTTCCTGGTGCTGCCTGGCCGAGGATTTCCATCGATGGCAGACCGTTGTAACGCTCCAGACGCGGCGAACCATATTGCCACTTCGCACTGGAGAAGGCTCCGAACGACACCATCTCACCGGCGCTGTTGCGCACATACCATTTGCTGACGTCATCCGGCAGCATACGGGCATTCGCCTGTCCCATCACGTACACCTTCTTCACACGACCACGGTCGATGAAGTCGTTGACGTAAGAACCACCCCAGGCGGCACCCAGTGAGGTGTTGATGTCAGACAGCGACACACCCAGTGCTGAGGCTTTTTCCTGATCAATAATCAGTTTGAACTGTGGCGTATCTTCCAGACCGTTAGGACGCACACCCACCAGGGTATCCGGGTGCTGTGCAATCATGCCGAACAACTGGTTACGCGCTTCAGTCAGTTTTTCATGACCCAGGTTCCCCTGGTCGATCAGCTCAAAGTCAAAACCGGTGGCGTTACCCAGTTCGATAATCGCTGGCAGGTTGAACGGAATAACCATCGCATCTTTGATGGCACCGAGCGCACGCATGGCACGGCCTGCCAACGCGGGTACTTTCAGGTCTGCGCTGCCACGCTCATCCCACGGCTTGAGGCTGACGAAGGCGATACCGGTGTTCTGTCCACGTCCGGCAAAACCGAAGCCGTTAACGGTGAATACCGAGTTCACACTGTCTTTCTCTTTGGTCAGGAAGTAATCCGTCACCTGATCCAACACTTTCTGGGTGCGTTCCTGCGTCGCACCGGCTGGCAATTGCGCCTGAGCCAGCAGCAGCCCCTGGTCCTCTTCCGGCAGGAACGAGGTGGGTAAGCGCAGGAACAGGTAGGCCATACCGATCACGATGAGCAGGTAAAGCACCAGATAACGGCCGGTGCTGCGCACGATATGGCCGACGCTATCAACGTAGTGATGGGTGCTCTTATCAAACATACGGTTAAACCAGCCAAAGAAGCCGGTGGTTTTGCCGTGGCTGCCTTTCTCAACCGGTTTCAGCATGGTGGAGCACAGTGCTGGCGTCAGAATCAACGCCACCAGCACCGACAACGCCATAGCGGAAACGATGGTGATGGAGAACTGGCGATAGATAACCCCGGTCGATCCGCCGAAGAAGGCCATCGGGATAAATACCGCCGAGAGCACCAGCGCGATACCGACCAGTGCGCCCTGAATCTGCTCCATCGAACGTTTGGTGGCCTCTTTCGGCGGCAGACCTTCTTCTGCCATCACACGCTCAACGTTCTCTACCACCACGATGGCGTCATCCACCAACAGGCCGATGGCGAGCACCATCCCGAACATGGTGAGCGTGTTTATCGAGTAGCCACAAGCGGCAATGATTGCAAAAGTCCCCAGCAGCACCACCGGTACGGCAATGGTCGGGATCAGCGTGGCACGGAAGTTCTGCAGGAACAGATACATCACCAGGAACACCAGCACGATCGCTTCGAACAGGGTTTTCACCACTTCGAAGATGGAGATTTTAACGAACGGTGTGGTGTCATACGGATACACCACTTTCATTCCCGATGGGAAGAAAGGTTGCAGTTTCGCTAATTCGGCTTTTACCGCAGCGGCGGTGTCCAGGGCGTTGGCACCGGTTGCCAGCTTGATACCGATACCGGAGGCCGGTTTGCCGTTATAACGTGCGATGATGTCGTAGTTTTCACCACCCAATTCGATCTTCGCGACGTCACGCAGGCGCACCTGGGAACCGTCGGTGTTCACCTTCAGCAGGATATTGCCGAACTCTTCGGTCGAGGTCAGACGGGTCTGCGCAATGATCGAAGCGTTTAATTGCTGGCCCGGAACCGGTGGCGTACCACCTAACTGACCGGCTGCCACCTGGGTGTTCTGCGTGCCAAGCGCGCTGATCACATCCACTGGCGTCAGCTGGAAGTTGTTGAGTTTGTGTGGGTCCAGCCAGATACGCATTGCATACTGCGCACCAAACACCTGAGTATCACCAACACCCGGGGTACGGCTGATCGGGTCTTTGATATTCGAGGCGACGTAGTCCGAGATATCGTTCTGCGTCATGTTCGGATCGTCACTGACGAAACCGGCCACCATCAGGAAGCTGCTGGAGGATTTTTTAACCTGAATCCCCTGTTGCTGTACTTCCTGTGGCAGCAGCGGCATTGCCAGCTGCAATTTATTCTGTACCTGAACCTGCGCGATATCCGCATCGGTCCCGGACTGGAAGGTAATGGTCAGGGTGAGGGTACCGGACGAGTCACTGCTCGAGGACATATACATCAGCCCGTCGATACCGTTCATATTTTGCTCGATGACCTGGGTCACCGAATCCTGCAGCGTTTTCGCATCAGCACCCGGGTAGGTAGCCTGGATCTCAATCGCTGGCGGAGCAACATTGGGGTATTGCTCGATCGGCAGACTGATAATCGATAGCGCACCTGCCAGCATGATGATGATGGCGATTACCCACGCAAAAATGGGGCGATCGATAAAAAACTTAGCCATGTATTAACGGCTCCTGTTTATGAAGACGATTTCTGAGACTGCGCCTGAGATTCGGGTGCTGCTTTGGTATCGTCTGACACTTCTTGTGGTGTTACCTGCGCACCCGGTTTGGCACGTTGCAGGCCGACGGTGATCACACGATCGCCCGCTTTCAGCCCTTCAGTGACCAGCCACTTATCGCCAATGGCCTGGCTGGCTGTCAGGTTACGCATTTCAACTTTATTGTCGGCACCGACCACCATGGCTGTGGCCTGACCGGTTGGTGTACGCGTTACCGCCTGCTGAGGTACCAGCAGTGCTGACGGGTTGGTACCTTCATCCAGACGCGCACGGACAAACATACCTGGCAGCAGGCGGTGGTCCGGGTTCGGGAAGACGGCACGCAGAGTGATAGAGCCAGTGGTTTCATCAACCGTCACATCCGAGAATTCCAGGGTGCCGGTCTGCGCGTAGGTGCTGCCGTTTTGCATCAGCAGGGCGACATTGGCTTTGCCATCGTTCTGCTTCAGCTGACCGGATTCCAGCTCTGCGCGCAAACGCAGGAAGTCTTCACTGGATTGAGTCACGTCGACATACATCGGATCGAGCTGCTGCACGGTGGCGAGTGCGGTGGTTTGCGCATTGGAGACCAATGCCCCTTCCGTCACGGAAGATTTACCAATGCGGCCGCTGATAGGCGAGGTCACTTTGGTATAGGCGAGGTTAATACGCGCGCTTTCCACATTTGCCTGTGCGGCCTGAACGGCGGCGGCATTCTGTGCAGCGGTGGCGACGGCGGTGTCATAATCCTGCTGGCTGATGTACTTCGTTCCCAGCAGCGGTTTGTAACGTTTTACCGTCAAATCGGCGATACGGGCATTGGCCTGGGCCTCAGCCAGCGCGCCTTTGGCGTTATCGTAGGTGGCCTGATAGGTTGCCGGATCGATCTGATACAGGGAAACCCCGGCCTTCACGTCACTGCCTTCGACAAAATTACGCTTCAGAATGATTCCCGAGACCTGAGGACGAACTTCCGCTACCCGGAAAGCCGAGGTACGACCTGGCAGTTCTGTAGAGATGGTCAGTGGCTCGTTTTTTAACGTCACAACACCCACTTCTGGGGGCTGCTGCTGGGCGGCTTGTTGGGATTTATTATCATCACATCCTGTTAACACAAAGCTGCCTGAAAGCATCAGGACGGCCGCCAGAGGGGCTAATCCTCTGTTTTTATTCATAAATAAACCTCGAATGTCCGATATCAAATGATCAATGGATCACAAACCGATAAACCCATTGCTGCGTTAAAACACGGGTCGTGCTATGGTACATACATTCACAAATGTATGTAAACTTGCCAGTTTGTAAAAAAAGTCCTCTATGGCACGAAAAACCAAAGCGCAAGCGCTTGAAACACGTAATCAAATTCTCGATGCCGCGTTAGCACACTTCTCTGAACACGGTGTTGCTGCTACTTCACTGACGGATATCGCAACGGCTGCCGGCGTCACGCGGGGAGCCATCTACTGGCATTTCAAGAATAAAGCCGATCTGTTACATGAAATCTGGCTACAGTGTGACGCTGGGCTTGACGATGTGGAACTTGAGTATCAAACAAAATACCCCGGCGATCCACTCTCTGTTGTACGTTCGATGTTGATCTATATCCTTGACGCCACTGCAAAGGATCCACAAAGACGCGCATTGATGGAGATCATTTTTCATAAATGCGAATTTGTCGGCGAAATGGCGACCCTGCAGAAGATGCAGCAAAGCTTATTGTTGGAATGTTACGACAGAATAGAAGATGTACTGCGTTTATGCATTGATGCGGGCCAGTTACCCGCCAGCCTTAATACACGCCAGGCGGCATTAATTATGCGCGCCAATATTAATGGGCTGATGGAAAGCTGGTTATTTAACCCGGAAAGCTTCGACCTGGCGGCGGAAGCGCCGTGTCTGGTGGATGCATTGCTTGATATGCTGAAATTTAGCCCTACGCTGGCCATGTCACGTTAATTTTCAATGCGTTGAGTGGATTCGTAGCGGCGCGATTTATCGCGCAACAGCAGCATCGTGCTAACGGATGCGCGATAAATCGCGCCGCTACAGATGTTGCTGGTCGGGGTTCTCAGCCGCGTTTTTCTGTTCATAATCGCGCTGGACAATCGCCAGCGCCGCCAGCACCGTGGCGGCAGGGATGCGGTTCTCCTCCAGCAGCTGAATTAAATCCACCGCCAGTTTGATCTCGTCTGATGCAGTTTCCAGGGACATCTTTGCTCCTAAATACGTAATTTCGCCACCACCAGCAACATCAGCAAGGCACCTGCCAGTGCCATGCCGACGGTGGGCAGGCTCAGGGTCACCATATCACCGGCGTTAAAATAACTCGCGATATAACCGCCGATCAGCGCACCGATCACCGTCAGTACCAGCGTAACGAAAAATCCGCCGGGCCGTCCGGGAAAAATCACCCGCTTTAACCAGCCGACAGCAATACCTGTCAGAATCCAGGTGATAAAGGCCATGCGTAACTCCTTCTGTCAGAAGAGAAGAGTATAGAAGAAAGGGCGATGGGCTCACCGTGCGGAAAATTGCAGTTCCAGCTTGTGTATCGCCTGACGGCAGCGGCCAAGGCGAACTTTTAGCTGCTCCACTTCGCGAATCAACTGCTGTTGGATACTCAGCGTCTCGGCGCGTTGCAGATGCTGCTCGCGTTCGGCAATCATTGCCAGCAAACGGGTTTCATAGCCGCGATACTCTTCGCGTTTTTGCTGTCTGCTATCACCCCGCGGGCGTTCGCGCGCCACGCGCAGCTGCTGGCTCTGGCACTCGCGTTGCAGGGCGGCAATCTGATCCAAGACCTTATCGGCCAGCCACTGGCGACGTGCCACATCGGTATCCGCGGCGGTGAGCTGCGCGATATTGTGTTCCAGCTCCCGTAAATAATCGGCCAGTCGCGTTCCCTTGCAGTGAAATAACTGGGCGTCAAAGCGTGGCTGACGGCAGCTGCCATCCGGCTGCTGAGCAATTTGCTGACGGAGCAGATCGAGGGTGGATTGCAGGCGTTGCTGGGGTTGCGGTAGGGGCATCACTCTTTTCCCGAC
This genomic stretch from Pantoea cypripedii harbors:
- a CDS encoding multidrug efflux RND transporter permease subunit AcrB — encoded protein: MAKFFIDRPIFAWVIAIIIMLAGALSIISLPIEQYPNVAPPAIEIQATYPGADAKTLQDSVTQVIEQNMNGIDGLMYMSSSSDSSGTLTLTITFQSGTDADIAQVQVQNKLQLAMPLLPQEVQQQGIQVKKSSSSFLMVAGFVSDDPNMTQNDISDYVASNIKDPISRTPGVGDTQVFGAQYAMRIWLDPHKLNNFQLTPVDVISALGTQNTQVAAGQLGGTPPVPGQQLNASIIAQTRLTSTEEFGNILLKVNTDGSQVRLRDVAKIELGGENYDIIARYNGKPASGIGIKLATGANALDTAAAVKAELAKLQPFFPSGMKVVYPYDTTPFVKISIFEVVKTLFEAIVLVFLVMYLFLQNFRATLIPTIAVPVVLLGTFAIIAACGYSINTLTMFGMVLAIGLLVDDAIVVVENVERVMAEEGLPPKEATKRSMEQIQGALVGIALVLSAVFIPMAFFGGSTGVIYRQFSITIVSAMALSVLVALILTPALCSTMLKPVEKGSHGKTTGFFGWFNRMFDKSTHHYVDSVGHIVRSTGRYLVLYLLIVIGMAYLFLRLPTSFLPEEDQGLLLAQAQLPAGATQERTQKVLDQVTDYFLTKEKDSVNSVFTVNGFGFAGRGQNTGIAFVSLKPWDERGSADLKVPALAGRAMRALGAIKDAMVIPFNLPAIIELGNATGFDFELIDQGNLGHEKLTEARNQLFGMIAQHPDTLVGVRPNGLEDTPQFKLIIDQEKASALGVSLSDINTSLGAAWGGSYVNDFIDRGRVKKVYVMGQANARMLPDDVSKWYVRNSAGEMVSFGAFSSAKWQYGSPRLERYNGLPSMEILGQAAPGKSSGDAMNLMEQLASKLPAGIGYDWTGMSYQERLSGNQAPALYAISLIVVFLCLAALYESWSIPFSVMLVVPLGVVGALLFTTLRGLSNDVYFVVGLLTTIGLSAKNAILIVEFAKDLMEKEGKGLVESTLEASRMRLRPILMTSLAFILGVLPLAISTGAGSGAQNAVGTGVMGGMVTATALAIFFVPVFFVVVRRRFSKNKSELEQGHPVNH
- a CDS encoding efflux RND transporter periplasmic adaptor subunit, producing the protein MNKNRGLAPLAAVLMLSGSFVLTGCDDNKSQQAAQQQPPEVGVVTLKNEPLTISTELPGRTSAFRVAEVRPQVSGIILKRNFVEGSDVKAGVSLYQIDPATYQATYDNAKGALAEAQANARIADLTVKRYKPLLGTKYISQQDYDTAVATAAQNAAAVQAAQANVESARINLAYTKVTSPISGRIGKSSVTEGALVSNAQTTALATVQQLDPMYVDVTQSSEDFLRLRAELESGQLKQNDGKANVALLMQNGSTYAQTGTLEFSDVTVDETTGSITLRAVFPNPDHRLLPGMFVRARLDEGTNPSALLVPQQAVTRTPTGQATAMVVGADNKVEMRNLTASQAIGDKWLVTEGLKAGDRVITVGLQRAKPGAQVTPQEVSDDTKAAPESQAQSQKSSS
- the acrR gene encoding multidrug efflux transporter transcriptional repressor AcrR, whose protein sequence is MARKTKAQALETRNQILDAALAHFSEHGVAATSLTDIATAAGVTRGAIYWHFKNKADLLHEIWLQCDAGLDDVELEYQTKYPGDPLSVVRSMLIYILDATAKDPQRRALMEIIFHKCEFVGEMATLQKMQQSLLLECYDRIEDVLRLCIDAGQLPASLNTRQAALIMRANINGLMESWLFNPESFDLAAEAPCLVDALLDMLKFSPTLAMSR
- the rsmS gene encoding pleiotropic regulatory protein RsmS, producing MSLETASDEIKLAVDLIQLLEENRIPAATVLAALAIVQRDYEQKNAAENPDQQHL
- a CDS encoding GlsB/YeaQ/YmgE family stress response membrane protein; translated protein: MAFITWILTGIAVGWLKRVIFPGRPGGFFVTLVLTVIGALIGGYIASYFNAGDMVTLSLPTVGMALAGALLMLLVVAKLRI
- the priC gene encoding primosomal replication protein PriC; its protein translation is MPLPQPQQRLQSTLDLLRQQIAQQPDGSCRQPRFDAQLFHCKGTRLADYLRELEHNIAQLTAADTDVARRQWLADKVLDQIAALQRECQSQQLRVARERPRGDSRQQKREEYRGYETRLLAMIAEREQHLQRAETLSIQQQLIREVEQLKVRLGRCRQAIHKLELQFSAR